From the genome of Miscanthus floridulus cultivar M001 chromosome 10, ASM1932011v1, whole genome shotgun sequence, one region includes:
- the LOC136488694 gene encoding uncharacterized protein — protein MVVAAFHRRRVLPLMAQRQRLFEMTSGELIDDIRLSAVALSDEEVLCRVREMVEGQQRGSDLTLFPMCPSRGYISLGMRDVRASPPPIPKDAERRVANRAHAEAYKEEKDAEEARRKRKSLKRDELEKRRQQQRHDGLPVEPSSSPSSTDSSSDDDVSEVGRVLWTISLTRKRQVEALALVPRKALKEPVTQGEAIEVAIEQAGEEAPTPREAEALEPSEVEAPSIAEATEGEAEVPRTSEAEVVGAGAPRTTEAEVAKDGAPRTTEAEVAEAGAPGTTKAEAAEAGFGVAEPAAKDAEIEAGQASIPPSVQDPLPLQESTREVEDDPEGQPPFALKDVAEGRHWGSFEQFCQLVEWSLWTALSVVADDMPSVAQELEAWSLRKSMFLQQERDVWGQLRQQKDLLANANELLSAWSAEVEDLRLRCADMKAEAAMTREHATPLAARIKELEELTQVASERDTFRSRAEQVEASTKAVTR, from the exons ATGGTCGTGGCGgcgttccaccgccggagggtgctgccgctgatggctcagcggcaACGCCTGTTTGAGATGACATCGGGTGAGCTGATCGACGACATCCGGTTGTCTGCCGTCGCCCTTTCTGATGAGGAGGTTCTGtgtcgggtgagagagatggtggaggggcagCAAAGGGGCAGTGATCTGACCCTGTTCCCGATGTGCCCGTcacgggggtacatctctctg GGGATgcgggatgtgcgagcctccccaccgcccatTCCCAAGGACGCAGAGCGGCGGGTGGCGAATAGGGCGCATGCTGAGGCATACAAGGAGGAGAAGGATGctgaggaggcaaggcgcaagaggaagagcctcaAGCGCGATGAGCTAGAGAAACGTCGCCAGCAGcagaggcacgacggtctcccggtggagccgTCTTCGTCACCGTCGTCGACTGATTCTTCGAGCGATGATGACGTGAGCGAGGTAGGGCGGGTCctttggaccatctccctgac CCGGAAGCGTCAGGTGGAAGCACTCGCCTTGGtgccacgtaaggcgctcaag GAGCCGGTCACCCAAGGAGAGGCTATCGAGGTGGCCATAGagcaagcgggggaggaggcgcctacgccccgcgaggccgaggctctcGAGCCAAGTGAAGTCGAGGCGCCTTcaatcgctgaggccaccgagggcgaggccgaggtccctaggacctccgaggccgaggtggtgggggctggggctcctaggaccaccgaggctgaggtggcGAAGGATGGAgctcccaggaccaccgaggccgaggtggcagaggcTGGAGCTCCCGGGACCACCAAGGCCGAGGCGGCGGAGGCCGGCTTTGGCGTGGCGGAGCCGGCGGCCAAGGATGCGGAGATAGAGGCGGGGCAAGCTTCAATACCGCCCTCGGTCCAAGACCCGCTGCCGTTGCAGGAGAGCACTCgagaggtggag GACGATCCTGAGGGGCAGCCTCCGTTCGCCCTCAAGGATGTGGCCGAGGGGAGGCACtggggctccttcgagcaattctgcCAGCTGGTGGAGTGGTCTctatggacagcgctgtccgtcgtggctgaCGACATGCCCAGTGTTGCCCAG gagctcgaggcctggtccctcaggaagtcgatgttcctccagcaggagagggacgtctggggccagctccggcagcagaaggacctgctcgccaatGCTAATGAACTTCTGTCGGCAtggagcgcagaggtggaggacctccgccttcgctgtgctgatatgaaggctgaGGCGGCCATGACTCGGGAGCATGCCACCCCTTTGGCGGcacggatcaaggagctagaggagttgaCCCAGGTGGCCAGCGAGCGAGACACCTTTAGGTCTCGGGCCGAACAAGTGGAGGCCTCTACCAAGGCTGTCACTAGGTAG